The following proteins come from a genomic window of Brevibacillus antibioticus:
- a CDS encoding DegV family protein, with protein sequence MKKKIAWVTDSTALIPDHIMGAHDIYVVPLEIIFEDGTYADGIDLAPEQLYQKIVQANYAPKTSQPSLGKFVTLYERLKEEYECAIAVHLSSDLSGTYNTSATAAKMVDFPVESVDSKLMSYPITSIILNGIEQAKEGKGYQEIAASLREEYKKFENYILVGSLDQFYKGGRMTGLQYFIGNLLQIKPIFQIKDGLFEVYEKVRTEGKAVKRMLEQLEKAKQSYTVKHVQILHGNVLEKALELKEKIQSKYSDVEVLVGPISSTIGAHAGMGTLALAWRNE encoded by the coding sequence GTTCCACTGGAGATTATCTTTGAAGATGGCACTTATGCAGATGGCATTGATTTAGCGCCTGAACAGCTTTATCAAAAAATTGTGCAGGCCAATTATGCTCCCAAAACGTCGCAGCCTTCCTTAGGAAAATTTGTGACGCTCTACGAACGATTAAAGGAAGAGTATGAATGCGCGATTGCTGTCCACCTCTCCTCTGATCTGAGCGGGACCTACAATACAAGTGCAACGGCAGCCAAGATGGTAGATTTCCCTGTCGAGTCGGTAGATTCCAAGCTGATGTCGTACCCAATTACCTCAATTATCTTAAACGGAATCGAGCAAGCCAAAGAAGGAAAAGGCTATCAGGAGATTGCGGCTTCCTTGCGAGAGGAATACAAAAAGTTTGAGAACTATATCCTAGTTGGCAGTCTCGACCAATTTTACAAGGGCGGCCGAATGACCGGTTTGCAATATTTCATCGGCAATCTGCTTCAGATCAAGCCGATTTTCCAAATTAAAGATGGGTTGTTTGAGGTATATGAAAAGGTTCGTACCGAAGGGAAAGCAGTCAAGCGCATGCTGGAACAGCTGGAGAAGGCCAAACAGAGTTACACCGTGAAGCACGTGCAGATTTTGCATGGCAACGTCTTGGAAAAAGCGCTGGAACTGAAAGAGAAAATTCAGAGCAAATACTCCGATGTCGAGGTGTTGGTTGGACCGATCAGTTCCACGATTGGGGCACATGCTGGGATGGGGACACTGGCACTTGCGTGGAGAAATGAGTAG
- a CDS encoding CoxG family protein, with the protein MPQGIHDVELNQPIGAVWQFVSIVENWVPLVPGYISHEVINERRVAWTFTGDIGIMKKTISLQVDITEWTPPTEVRFNLTGISGNFTGEGYFKAKALSETRTKMTGCLDITAHGVKGPMINSILKSNLPKTTRELVEAIGKRITR; encoded by the coding sequence ATGCCTCAAGGAATACATGATGTGGAGCTAAACCAGCCCATCGGGGCGGTATGGCAGTTTGTGAGTATAGTGGAGAATTGGGTTCCACTGGTACCTGGCTACATCAGCCACGAGGTAATCAATGAACGTCGTGTCGCTTGGACGTTTACAGGCGATATCGGCATCATGAAGAAGACGATCAGCCTGCAAGTGGATATCACTGAATGGACTCCGCCAACTGAGGTGAGATTCAACCTGACAGGGATCAGCGGGAATTTTACTGGAGAAGGTTATTTCAAAGCGAAGGCACTGAGTGAGACGCGGACGAAAATGACGGGGTGTCTGGATATCACCGCCCATGGTGTGAAGGGCCCCATGATTAATTCCATTCTGAAATCCAATCTGCCCAAGACAACGAGGGAGCTCGTGGAGGCTATTGGAAAACGTATAACGAGATAG
- a CDS encoding DUF4253 domain-containing protein, whose amino-acid sequence MVEELSNYLKACDIEVVAAEDFTVPATKVDKHSILVLPSFNILEMIEEAVDEEGSLSDYVHNQLEEVHRLSVEEVFQRIVKSRLLYTDLSSELKNLDGKNFEEIYRAYSLIWEGQELLDEQLSETETESFLISDKWVQDRLEDDALIVLELPQTSGYEAPLWVPMGGYNECPLPVYQSVIVKHWQEVYGIKILAVTEDTWIFQAGSRPQTYQEALKLAQEHFIFCQYVLDEFPSLGHYANYLMKQEVWHFWWD is encoded by the coding sequence ATGGTAGAAGAGTTGTCGAATTACCTAAAGGCATGTGACATAGAAGTGGTTGCTGCGGAGGATTTCACGGTACCTGCTACAAAGGTAGATAAGCACAGCATCTTGGTCCTGCCTAGCTTTAATATACTAGAGATGATAGAAGAAGCGGTAGACGAAGAAGGATCACTCTCTGATTATGTACATAACCAGCTAGAGGAAGTTCATCGCCTATCCGTGGAGGAAGTCTTTCAGCGAATTGTCAAATCTCGACTTTTGTATACAGACCTTTCATCCGAGTTGAAAAACTTGGATGGGAAAAACTTTGAAGAGATCTATCGGGCATATTCTCTGATATGGGAAGGCCAGGAGCTACTCGATGAACAACTCAGTGAGACAGAGACCGAGTCCTTTCTCATTAGTGATAAATGGGTGCAGGATCGATTAGAAGATGATGCCCTGATTGTCCTAGAATTACCGCAAACATCTGGTTATGAAGCACCGTTGTGGGTCCCAATGGGCGGCTATAATGAATGCCCACTGCCCGTCTACCAGTCCGTTATCGTCAAGCACTGGCAGGAGGTGTATGGGATCAAGATTCTCGCTGTGACAGAGGATACTTGGATTTTTCAAGCCGGCTCAAGACCGCAGACCTACCAGGAGGCACTAAAGCTGGCACAAGAGCATTTCATCTTTTGTCAGTACGTTTTGGATGAGTTTCCTTCATTAGGGCATTACGCCAATTATTTAATGAAACAGGAGGTGTGGCATTTTTGGTGGGATTAG
- a CDS encoding VanZ family protein — MSSYVFPIQYAFLVFMLGSYLLFVPWLIYTYRKDGFFSWWRFILNASFLFYLLCSLFLVLLPLPDTRDTCAMQAENTVYYSLIPFTFVGDILKETSIVWSRPSSYIQLILERAFLQAAFNFLLLLPFGVYLRYFFQKREYWKRALGLGFGLSLFFEVTQLTGIYGIYNCPYRLFDVDDLMLNSSGALFGFLIAPIILALFPSNKSIEAKRESVMESGIVLPVPQLLALLIDSIAVEFFSDLFDFLLPIGWLTEVISTSLGMLLCFYFIPILWNGKTIGSAILRFRLVNEDSGKPSGIALFKRFLALYFTWFFMYTSSAISQIGSLTESAFYPFLFLFSFGVFVLISLVLLIHGLLVVFSGGRRRFYFDFASRIRPTRK; from the coding sequence ATGTCATCGTACGTATTTCCCATTCAATATGCTTTTCTTGTTTTTATGCTAGGTTCTTATTTATTGTTTGTTCCCTGGCTCATTTACACGTATAGAAAAGATGGGTTTTTTAGCTGGTGGAGATTCATTTTAAACGCCTCCTTTCTTTTTTATTTGCTTTGCTCTTTGTTTTTGGTGTTGCTTCCTTTGCCAGACACGAGGGATACTTGCGCGATGCAAGCAGAGAATACGGTTTATTATTCGTTGATTCCCTTTACCTTTGTCGGTGATATACTCAAGGAAACTTCGATAGTATGGTCCCGCCCATCCAGCTATATTCAACTCATATTAGAGCGAGCTTTCTTGCAAGCCGCATTTAATTTTTTGCTACTGCTACCCTTTGGCGTTTATCTCCGGTACTTTTTCCAGAAGCGGGAATATTGGAAACGGGCTTTGGGGCTTGGTTTTGGGTTGTCGCTTTTCTTTGAGGTCACACAATTAACAGGGATTTATGGCATTTATAATTGTCCCTATCGACTGTTCGACGTCGATGATCTTATGCTCAACAGCAGCGGTGCATTATTTGGATTTCTCATTGCTCCGATCATACTAGCTTTGTTTCCGTCCAATAAAAGCATAGAAGCGAAAAGAGAAAGTGTTATGGAGAGTGGTATCGTCCTCCCTGTACCACAATTGCTGGCGTTGTTGATCGACAGTATCGCAGTTGAGTTCTTCTCGGATTTGTTTGACTTTCTTCTTCCGATTGGCTGGCTGACAGAGGTGATCAGTACCTCGCTCGGTATGCTGCTTTGCTTCTATTTCATTCCAATTTTATGGAATGGAAAGACGATTGGATCGGCGATTTTGCGGTTCAGACTGGTGAACGAAGATTCCGGTAAGCCATCCGGAATTGCTTTATTCAAGCGATTTCTTGCGCTGTATTTTACTTGGTTTTTCATGTACACCTCGAGTGCAATCAGTCAAATAGGGAGTTTAACGGAGTCGGCGTTTTATCCCTTTCTTTTCCTTTTCTCCTTTGGGGTCTTCGTACTGATTTCGCTTGTACTCCTCATTCACGGTCTGCTCGTGGTGTTTTCCGGCGGCAGACGCAGGTTTTATTTTGACTTTGCGTCCAGAATAAGACCAACTCGAAAGTGA
- a CDS encoding sensor histidine kinase, whose translation MNWRVTGRFLASVVLIVILVVLSNIVLLVLSIVVTTQTGWDETAISEKGNSAEAITSRFHEQIIISNHQATLTDKGKAELDQHNAWIQILDEDGKQIFGYRLPVGIKEKYTPIDIIQMYKYKEIDRNTMVFIGEKQTGSSHYSYFIGFQNRNLQRYVLAYDIQEVVQVFNIGSILVLTVDGLIALIVGYFFSKRLTKPLLSLIEGIRKLANKEYHINYEPIGIYKDVFYNVNYLSYELRAAENERKKLDTMREEWIGNVSHDLKTPLASIQGYAEMMKDTEYDFSCEEMREFAEIIERKSLYLKDVIEDLNLSARLKNKELRLHKSNKNIVTLLRNVVIDTLNDARYADRNMEFQFSDEMIKVDMDEILIRRAITNLIYNAIVHNDPSVLIKVSVEKGQRTLIRIEDNGKGMKEQELDRIFDRYYRGTNTGELHKGSGLGMAIARDIIVAHGGEIKVNSLLGLGTKIEIQL comes from the coding sequence ATGAATTGGAGGGTGACTGGGAGATTTCTGGCGTCTGTTGTTTTGATTGTCATCTTGGTTGTACTAAGCAATATTGTTCTTCTTGTTTTGTCGATCGTGGTCACCACACAAACGGGTTGGGATGAAACTGCAATAAGCGAGAAAGGAAACTCTGCTGAAGCAATAACTAGTCGTTTCCATGAGCAAATTATCATTTCGAATCATCAGGCGACGCTTACAGACAAAGGGAAAGCCGAGCTGGATCAGCATAACGCATGGATACAAATTCTAGACGAAGATGGCAAACAGATCTTTGGCTATCGATTGCCGGTGGGTATAAAAGAAAAATATACGCCCATAGACATTATCCAGATGTACAAATACAAAGAAATTGATAGGAACACGATGGTGTTTATTGGTGAGAAGCAAACAGGTTCTAGCCATTATAGTTACTTTATCGGGTTTCAAAATCGAAATTTGCAAAGATACGTATTGGCCTATGATATTCAGGAGGTCGTGCAAGTTTTTAACATAGGAAGCATTCTCGTTCTGACCGTCGACGGATTGATCGCGCTGATCGTTGGATATTTTTTTAGCAAAAGACTAACGAAACCACTGCTGTCACTCATAGAGGGAATTAGAAAGCTCGCTAATAAGGAATACCACATCAACTATGAACCGATTGGCATCTATAAAGATGTTTTCTATAATGTCAATTATTTATCATATGAACTAAGAGCGGCGGAAAATGAAAGAAAAAAATTAGATACAATGAGAGAAGAGTGGATCGGCAATGTCTCTCACGATTTAAAAACGCCATTAGCGTCGATCCAAGGCTACGCAGAAATGATGAAAGACACCGAGTATGACTTTTCGTGTGAGGAAATGAGAGAGTTTGCGGAGATTATTGAACGAAAGTCATTGTACTTGAAAGACGTCATTGAGGATTTGAATTTATCTGCCCGCCTAAAAAATAAAGAATTACGCTTGCACAAATCAAATAAGAACATCGTGACCCTCTTACGTAATGTCGTCATTGATACATTGAACGATGCGAGATATGCAGACAGGAACATGGAATTCCAATTTAGCGATGAAATGATCAAAGTGGATATGGATGAAATTCTGATTCGTAGAGCGATCACCAATTTGATCTACAATGCCATCGTCCATAATGACCCTTCCGTCCTTATCAAAGTAAGTGTAGAGAAAGGTCAGCGCACACTGATCAGAATCGAGGACAACGGCAAAGGAATGAAAGAGCAGGAGCTCGATCGAATCTTTGACCGTTACTACCGGGGGACGAATACTGGAGAGCTGCACAAAGGCTCCGGGCTGGGTATGGCCATTGCGCGGGATATTATTGTGGCGCACGGTGGAGAAATAAAGGTGAATAGTTTATTGGGGCTAGGAACAAAGATTGAAATCCAACTATGA
- a CDS encoding response regulator transcription factor, translating into MSKVLIVDDEEDIVRLLKTVLIKEGIENVYTASTAAEGFGQFQDKHPDVVILDIMLPDGEGYDVCKKIRSISHVPILFLSAKTEEVDKLVGLAIGGDDYIGKPFSPKEVAYRVKAQLRRAEYQQVQVKADPVIKVGPFVFDEEKVELRKHGTIIELKPKELGLFTHLLKHPNQIISKEKLYYQVWGEDFFGFDNTVMVHIRKLREKIEDDPSNPTYLLTVKGLGYKLAVKDE; encoded by the coding sequence ATGAGCAAAGTACTGATTGTGGACGATGAAGAGGATATCGTCAGATTGTTGAAAACGGTTCTGATCAAGGAAGGCATCGAGAATGTATACACGGCTTCAACGGCAGCCGAAGGATTCGGGCAGTTTCAAGACAAGCATCCAGATGTTGTGATTTTGGATATTATGCTTCCAGACGGGGAAGGCTATGACGTATGCAAAAAGATCAGAAGCATCTCACATGTCCCGATCTTGTTTCTATCCGCAAAAACGGAAGAGGTGGATAAACTAGTAGGCTTAGCCATCGGCGGTGACGACTATATAGGCAAACCATTTAGTCCGAAAGAAGTGGCCTATCGAGTGAAAGCACAGTTAAGAAGAGCTGAATATCAGCAAGTTCAAGTAAAGGCGGATCCTGTCATTAAGGTCGGCCCATTTGTCTTTGATGAAGAAAAGGTCGAGTTGCGAAAGCATGGAACCATCATCGAATTGAAACCGAAAGAGCTGGGGCTGTTCACCCATTTGCTCAAGCATCCTAACCAAATTATCAGCAAAGAAAAGCTGTACTACCAAGTGTGGGGTGAAGATTTCTTTGGTTTTGACAATACTGTGATGGTACACATCAGAAAATTACGAGAGAAAATAGAGGATGACCCTTCCAATCCAACATACCTGTTAACGGTGAAGGGCTTGGGATATAAGCTGGCGGTAAAGGATGAATAG
- a CDS encoding YxeA family protein — MKKTTIIVLSVILALIIGAVLLLQNVNFNRLGADEYYVQINKEGKKNEVTLDSGEKFVSYDYTLQAYNANGEEKTLSFMAMKELRKDAYLCVFVKEEKRVTSYQEVKVDELPDKAKEKLAIQQ, encoded by the coding sequence ATGAAAAAGACAACCATCATCGTTTTATCAGTCATACTTGCTCTTATAATAGGAGCTGTACTCTTGCTTCAAAACGTGAATTTTAACAGATTGGGTGCGGATGAGTATTATGTTCAGATTAATAAAGAAGGGAAAAAGAATGAAGTTACACTGGATAGCGGGGAGAAGTTTGTCTCGTACGATTATACGCTGCAAGCCTATAACGCAAATGGCGAAGAAAAAACACTCAGCTTTATGGCGATGAAAGAGCTGCGTAAAGATGCCTATCTGTGCGTATTCGTAAAAGAAGAAAAAAGAGTTACCTCCTATCAGGAAGTGAAAGTGGACGAACTGCCTGATAAAGCGAAAGAAAAATTGGCAATCCAGCAATAA
- a CDS encoding ABC transporter permease, with product MTLFSIARKNIRKNFTNYFIYFASMIFSIVIYFTFVSLKYDDTIQLATEGSNKISSVFSGASVVLMIFVAIFIWYSNAFFTRKRKKEVGLYSLLGVRKKQIGRMLFYENFIMGIIALLIGIALGSVLSKFFVAVLMKVMGYDAIASFSVSSEAIINTITVFLIITFINSLQGYRLIYRFKLIELFRADQESEKEPKTSWITAILSVTLIGFGYWLTLQNIFESAIWRKVGIMATPLLILLTVILGTYLLFGVFSVTLLKRLRNHKKSYWNGINVIGISQLLYRMKGNARTLTIIAVLSATTLTSVGTAYSLYYNNRSTVEKVNPNSMMFIATDRHLTKQVEDLISKHPDHEVLYHRTIPVIQMDVNTGELDDGSNERTYTVMSNREFNQLSQLQGKDDVISLQAQEAILLDPFYLEGISPQYVGKRLPLKAKGGEETITIKDRKDYNVLNLQTVFSTIVVSDELFVRLQQEANQESLVAYAISQEDQAKQLTKEIQAILPEKARFASFYQDYAQGLETSGLLIFMGGFLGLVFLAATGSIIYFKQLTEAHADKGRYEILYKIGVRKKEIKKTIAKQVLFIFALPLLAGIAHSAVALTPLSRMLQMNLVVPVVICMAIYTCMYAAYYFLTVHAYYKIVTKTKS from the coding sequence ATGACGCTCTTTAGCATTGCCAGAAAAAATATCCGAAAAAATTTCACCAACTATTTTATCTATTTTGCTTCGATGATTTTTAGTATTGTGATTTACTTCACGTTCGTTTCCTTAAAGTATGACGATACGATTCAGCTGGCCACCGAAGGGTCGAATAAAATCAGTTCTGTATTTAGCGGAGCGTCGGTCGTGTTAATGATCTTCGTGGCCATCTTTATCTGGTATTCCAACGCATTCTTCACACGTAAACGAAAAAAGGAGGTCGGGCTTTACTCCTTGCTCGGCGTACGCAAAAAGCAGATCGGCCGCATGCTTTTTTACGAGAACTTCATAATGGGAATCATCGCGCTCCTGATTGGAATTGCTCTTGGTTCAGTGTTGTCCAAGTTTTTTGTTGCGGTATTAATGAAGGTCATGGGTTATGATGCCATCGCTAGTTTCTCTGTTTCATCCGAGGCAATTATAAACACGATCACCGTCTTCTTAATCATTACGTTCATCAATTCGCTCCAAGGCTATCGGTTAATTTATCGGTTCAAATTAATCGAACTCTTTCGCGCGGATCAAGAAAGCGAAAAAGAACCAAAAACATCTTGGATCACTGCTATCTTATCGGTTACGTTGATTGGCTTCGGTTATTGGCTTACGCTGCAAAACATCTTTGAGTCAGCGATATGGAGAAAAGTAGGGATAATGGCAACGCCGCTCCTCATCTTATTAACCGTCATTCTCGGAACGTATCTCCTATTTGGTGTTTTCAGCGTTACGCTATTGAAAAGGTTAAGAAACCATAAGAAGAGTTATTGGAATGGCATTAACGTAATTGGGATTTCTCAGCTGCTGTACCGAATGAAAGGAAATGCCCGCACGTTAACCATCATTGCTGTACTAAGCGCCACGACGCTCACGTCTGTTGGAACGGCATACAGCTTGTATTACAACAATAGAAGCACTGTCGAAAAGGTGAATCCGAACAGCATGATGTTTATCGCTACGGACAGACATTTGACCAAACAGGTGGAGGATTTGATATCGAAGCATCCCGATCATGAAGTTCTTTATCATCGAACCATTCCGGTTATTCAGATGGATGTAAATACTGGTGAACTGGATGATGGAAGTAATGAACGGACATATACCGTGATGTCAAATCGGGAATTCAACCAATTGAGCCAATTACAAGGGAAAGATGATGTGATTTCCTTACAAGCCCAGGAAGCCATTTTATTAGACCCCTTTTACCTCGAGGGTATTTCCCCTCAATATGTCGGGAAAAGGCTCCCTTTAAAAGCGAAGGGCGGCGAAGAGACTATAACGATTAAGGATCGAAAGGATTACAACGTCTTGAATCTGCAAACAGTCTTTTCGACGATCGTCGTCAGCGATGAGCTGTTCGTCCGCTTGCAACAAGAAGCGAATCAGGAGAGCTTGGTAGCATATGCCATTTCACAGGAAGATCAGGCCAAGCAATTAACCAAAGAGATTCAAGCGATCTTGCCCGAAAAAGCAAGATTTGCGAGCTTCTATCAGGACTATGCACAAGGATTGGAAACTTCTGGCTTGCTCATTTTTATGGGCGGATTTCTGGGACTCGTTTTCCTGGCTGCAACTGGTAGCATCATTTACTTTAAACAGCTAACGGAAGCCCATGCAGACAAAGGGCGATATGAGATTTTATACAAAATTGGCGTTAGAAAAAAAGAAATCAAAAAAACCATTGCCAAACAAGTCTTGTTCATCTTCGCGCTTCCCTTGCTGGCTGGTATCGCGCATAGTGCCGTCGCTCTAACGCCTTTATCGCGGATGTTGCAAATGAACTTAGTCGTTCCTGTCGTGATTTGTATGGCGATCTATACATGCATGTACGCTGCCTACTACTTCTTGACCGTTCATGCGTACTACAAAATCGTAACGAAAACAAAATCGTAA
- a CDS encoding ABC transporter ATP-binding protein, which yields MKTILEAIRVQKTFGTKGNVYTALQDINLKIQEGEFVGIMGPSGAGKSTLLNIFSTIDMPSSGEVVIADQNIVYMNEEQLSDFRRNKLGFIFQDYNLLDTLTVKENILLPLALSKVPAAEIEKRVNEIADTFGIREILDKYPYHISGGQKQRTAASRAIVANPSLILADEPTGALDSKSAASLLESLSGLNETNQSTILMVTHDAHAASYCKRVIFIKDGQLFTELHKEKQSRKEFFQKILEILASLGGGYHDAL from the coding sequence ATGAAAACCATTCTGGAAGCAATCCGCGTGCAAAAAACATTTGGCACAAAAGGAAATGTGTATACCGCCCTGCAAGATATTAACTTGAAAATACAAGAGGGTGAATTTGTTGGAATCATGGGCCCATCCGGAGCCGGCAAATCAACCTTGCTCAATATTTTTTCGACCATCGATATGCCCTCTTCGGGTGAGGTCGTTATTGCTGATCAAAATATCGTCTACATGAACGAAGAGCAATTATCAGACTTTCGCCGGAATAAGCTGGGCTTTATTTTTCAAGACTATAATCTTCTCGATACGTTGACTGTCAAAGAAAATATTTTGCTGCCGCTGGCCTTGTCGAAGGTGCCAGCCGCTGAAATCGAGAAGCGAGTCAACGAGATAGCGGACACGTTCGGCATTCGGGAAATCTTAGACAAATACCCTTACCATATTTCAGGGGGTCAAAAACAACGGACAGCGGCTTCGCGGGCCATCGTGGCAAATCCAAGCCTCATTTTGGCGGACGAGCCCACAGGTGCGCTTGATTCCAAATCGGCAGCAAGCTTGCTAGAAAGCTTAAGCGGACTCAATGAAACCAATCAATCTACGATTCTGATGGTCACGCATGATGCGCATGCAGCGAGTTACTGCAAACGGGTTATTTTCATCAAGGATGGTCAGCTCTTTACCGAGCTCCACAAAGAAAAGCAGTCCCGGAAGGAGTTTTTCCAAAAGATACTGGAGATTCTTGCTTCGCTTGGGGGTGGGTATCATGACGCTCTTTAG